Proteins encoded in a region of the Gallalistipes aquisgranensis genome:
- a CDS encoding SusC/RagA family TonB-linked outer membrane protein, with product MNKKQVFRKVEGLIGRALLCVCLSLCTLTVRAEDTLLTVNLDKVPLSKAISVIEGQSRYLFMLGEGVDAAAEIVSIHAEKQPLRVVLDQLVRGTRLAYNIEGRNILLSLAASTSDSDKPSTVSGRVLDGKGAPVVGATVLVKGTTTGTSTDANGSYTLKVPAPAATAVLTVSCLGYTSAESVVGQRVKIDFTLKEEAQAIDNVVVTALGIKRSEKALSYNVQQVSSEEIIGNKDVNFVNALNGKVAGVNINTSSSGVGGASKVVMRGTKGIDQSSNALYVIDGVPMYNLGGEGGTEFSSTGTSEAVADINPEDIESVSVLTGAAAAALYGSYASNGAIVITTKKGMAGHTSVTVTSNTEVLSPFVMPKFQNTYGTGNLYASEGQTLMSWGRRLHSADRTGYSPRSDYFQAGVVGTETVSLSTGTDRNQTYLSASAVNSRGIVPNNNYDRYNFTARNTTSLLKDRMTIDLGASYVMQNDRNMVNQGTYANPLVSAYLFPRGNDWNRVQMFERYDPERHIWVQDWDEWIGAGNLTMQNPYWINYRNLRENDKRRYMLNANISYQILDWLSISGRIRIDNAVTDFTEKFYATSNSTLIEGSSNGLYGITKTEDRQTYGDVLLNINKTFGENWSLQANIGAVISDIRQDAFKNRGPIMESGIANLFNVFQLDDTRVSREQSGWREQYQSVFASAEIGYKGAYYLTLTGRNDWPSQLAGPQSVSSSFFYPSIGASVVLSQLIPNMPENLSYVKLRGSWASVGLPFARFLANPVYVWDADNKVWKTETNYPFYDLKPERTDSWEVGLTMRFLKHFNLDASYYNTKTYNQTFDPQISVSSGYSTLYVQTGSVRNRGVELALGYDNNWGKFSWSSNFTFSANQNRILELVDNYRHPETGQLITKDRLDVGGLNQAHFILKKRGSLGDLYSIIDLKRDANGHVYVDENNQIYTVSENLDDIKLGSVFPKANMAWRNDFRYGNFRFGFMVSARLGGIVYSATQAQLDYYGVSEDSAIARDAGGVAINGGSLLPAYNWYEVVGGKSIPQYYTYSATNVRLQEASIGYTIPKKKLGDVCEITLSLVGRNLWMIYNKAPFDPESVATTGNYYQGIDYFMMPSTRNIGFNLRLKF from the coding sequence ATGAATAAAAAACAAGTTTTTCGCAAAGTCGAGGGACTGATCGGACGGGCGCTGCTATGTGTTTGTCTGAGTTTGTGTACATTGACAGTCAGGGCCGAGGATACACTGCTGACCGTCAATCTGGATAAGGTCCCTCTTTCCAAAGCCATTTCCGTTATAGAAGGACAATCCCGTTATCTTTTCATGCTGGGCGAGGGTGTAGATGCCGCCGCGGAAATTGTTTCCATCCATGCCGAGAAACAACCGCTTCGAGTGGTTCTCGACCAGTTGGTGCGGGGTACCCGGCTCGCTTACAACATCGAGGGGCGCAACATTCTGCTATCCCTGGCCGCTTCCACTTCCGATTCCGACAAGCCTTCCACGGTCAGCGGCCGTGTATTGGACGGAAAGGGAGCGCCGGTGGTCGGTGCAACCGTCCTTGTGAAAGGTACGACGACCGGCACGAGCACGGATGCCAACGGTTCCTACACTCTGAAGGTTCCCGCACCTGCTGCAACGGCCGTGCTGACCGTCAGCTGCCTGGGTTATACTTCAGCAGAGAGTGTTGTCGGTCAGCGTGTGAAGATCGATTTCACGCTGAAGGAGGAGGCCCAGGCCATCGACAACGTCGTCGTAACGGCCCTGGGCATCAAACGTTCGGAAAAGGCGCTTTCCTACAACGTGCAGCAGGTTTCGTCAGAGGAGATCATCGGAAACAAAGATGTGAACTTCGTCAATGCGCTTAACGGCAAAGTGGCAGGTGTGAACATCAACACTTCCTCGTCGGGTGTGGGTGGTGCGTCGAAGGTCGTCATGCGCGGCACGAAAGGTATCGACCAGTCGTCGAATGCACTGTACGTCATCGACGGTGTGCCGATGTACAACCTCGGAGGTGAAGGCGGCACAGAGTTCAGCTCCACAGGAACGTCGGAAGCCGTGGCAGACATCAACCCCGAGGATATCGAATCGGTGTCGGTACTGACAGGTGCTGCGGCTGCTGCTCTCTATGGCAGCTATGCTTCGAACGGAGCCATCGTCATCACGACCAAGAAAGGCATGGCAGGGCACACATCCGTAACTGTGACCAGCAATACCGAAGTGCTATCGCCATTCGTGATGCCCAAATTCCAAAACACCTACGGTACGGGCAACCTTTATGCTTCAGAGGGACAGACGCTGATGAGTTGGGGCCGTCGGCTTCACTCGGCGGACCGTACGGGATATTCCCCGCGCAGCGACTACTTTCAGGCAGGCGTTGTCGGCACAGAGACCGTTTCTCTGTCGACGGGAACCGACCGCAATCAAACCTACCTTTCGGCTTCAGCGGTCAATTCCCGCGGCATTGTACCCAACAACAATTACGATCGTTACAATTTCACGGCCCGTAACACCACCTCTTTGCTCAAAGATCGCATGACCATAGACCTCGGGGCCTCTTATGTCATGCAGAATGACCGCAACATGGTCAATCAAGGCACATACGCCAATCCATTGGTGTCGGCCTATCTTTTCCCGCGCGGAAACGATTGGAACCGCGTACAGATGTTTGAACGTTACGACCCCGAGCGCCACATCTGGGTGCAGGACTGGGACGAATGGATCGGCGCCGGTAATTTGACGATGCAGAATCCTTACTGGATCAACTATCGCAACCTGCGTGAGAACGACAAGCGGCGCTACATGCTCAACGCCAACATCTCCTACCAGATTCTCGACTGGCTTTCGATTTCGGGCCGCATCCGGATTGATAATGCAGTGACCGATTTCACGGAGAAGTTCTATGCCACGTCGAATTCGACTCTCATCGAGGGTTCAAGCAACGGACTGTACGGTATCACCAAGACCGAAGACCGGCAGACCTATGGGGATGTGCTGCTCAACATCAACAAAACGTTCGGTGAAAATTGGTCGTTGCAGGCCAACATAGGTGCCGTGATTTCGGACATCCGGCAGGATGCCTTCAAGAACCGCGGTCCCATCATGGAATCGGGTATTGCCAACCTGTTCAATGTCTTTCAGCTTGACGATACCCGAGTGTCCCGCGAGCAGTCCGGCTGGCGCGAACAATACCAGTCGGTCTTCGCCTCGGCCGAAATCGGGTACAAAGGAGCCTACTATCTGACTCTTACAGGCCGTAATGACTGGCCTTCGCAACTGGCGGGCCCGCAGTCTGTCTCGTCATCGTTCTTCTACCCCTCGATCGGCGCTTCGGTGGTGCTGTCGCAACTCATCCCCAATATGCCGGAAAATCTTTCGTACGTCAAACTGCGCGGTTCATGGGCTTCGGTGGGTCTTCCGTTCGCTCGTTTTCTGGCCAATCCCGTCTATGTGTGGGATGCCGACAACAAAGTGTGGAAAACGGAAACCAACTATCCTTTCTACGACCTGAAACCCGAACGTACGGATTCGTGGGAGGTAGGTCTTACGATGCGATTCCTGAAACATTTCAACCTCGATGCCTCCTATTACAATACGAAGACATACAACCAGACTTTCGACCCGCAGATATCCGTATCATCGGGTTACTCGACGCTCTATGTTCAGACGGGTTCGGTCCGGAACCGGGGCGTCGAGCTGGCATTGGGATACGACAACAACTGGGGCAAGTTCTCGTGGAGTTCGAATTTCACGTTCAGCGCCAACCAGAACCGGATTCTCGAATTGGTGGACAATTATCGCCACCCCGAGACAGGACAGCTCATTACCAAGGATCGCCTCGATGTCGGCGGACTGAATCAGGCTCACTTCATCCTCAAGAAGAGAGGGTCGCTGGGAGACCTTTATTCGATCATCGACCTCAAGCGCGACGCCAATGGTCACGTTTACGTCGATGAGAACAATCAGATATACACTGTCTCCGAGAATCTGGATGATATCAAGTTGGGTTCGGTTTTCCCGAAAGCCAACATGGCATGGCGCAATGACTTCCGGTACGGAAATTTCCGTTTCGGCTTCATGGTTTCGGCCCGTCTCGGCGGTATCGTCTATTCCGCCACGCAGGCACAACTCGATTATTATGGCGTGTCGGAAGACTCGGCTATAGCACGCGACGCCGGAGGCGTGGCAATCAACGGCGGATCACTCTTGCCGGCCTACAACTGGTACGAAGTCGTGGGCGGAAAGAGCATTCCGCAGTATTACACCTATTCGGCAACGAATGTACGGCTGCAGGAGGCTTCGATCGGATATACCATCCCTAAAAAGAAGTTGGGCGACGTCTGCGAGATCACCCTTTCACTCGTGGGACGTAATCTCTGGATGATTTACAACAAAGCTCCGTTCGATCCCGAATCCGTTGCCACGACGGGCAACTACTACCAGGGTATCGACTACTTTATGATGCCCTCGACCCGTAACATCGGTTTTAACCTCCGACTCAAATTTTAA
- a CDS encoding RagB/SusD family nutrient uptake outer membrane protein — translation MKKIKISICRTSLRLALALVPAASFVACTGNFDDINSDPYAASKDDMNNDNYIVSSILTGLQGWVIPLDVLTHQFTDIVLGGALGGYMADSNPGLPTRISTFNPTNDWTRVMLIRVIPEIYTAYNKLKVNSDDEVALALAEVIRIAAVHRVTDTYGPIPYSQIGAGDALTSPYDSQQKVYEQLFKDLDGALAILRNHSAETIKATSDKIYAGNLSKWVLFANSLKLRMAMRISYAAPDKAEQAVREALAAENGGVIESNADNAQIPTQNNPFKVVMYDYNGGDSRVSADITSYMNGYKDPRRAKYFTRSTFTGGIQNGYIGLRSGISIPTESLLYSNMVVDYTTPLMWMNAAEVAFLKAEAALRGWYGSQTDAERWYKEGVRLSFEQWGLSGDYDAYIADGRSLPESYVDPLGKESNTSEVSAVTIKWDTRGDFETNLEQIITQKWLAIFPEGFEAWCEFRRTGYPRLMPATNNRSGGIIPKGGYANRMPYPVEEYQENNEHINEAVSLLGGPDNMATRLWWDCKEK, via the coding sequence ATGAAGAAGATCAAAATATCCATTTGCAGGACATCCCTCCGGTTGGCCCTGGCTCTGGTACCGGCGGCATCGTTTGTCGCCTGTACGGGCAACTTCGACGATATCAATTCCGATCCCTATGCTGCTTCGAAAGACGACATGAACAACGACAACTATATCGTTTCGTCGATTCTGACGGGGCTTCAGGGATGGGTTATTCCACTCGACGTCCTCACTCACCAGTTCACCGACATCGTGTTAGGCGGTGCGCTCGGCGGATATATGGCCGACTCCAACCCCGGCCTTCCCACCCGCATCTCTACCTTCAACCCGACCAATGACTGGACGCGTGTGATGCTCATCCGCGTGATTCCCGAGATTTATACGGCCTACAATAAATTGAAGGTTAATTCCGACGATGAAGTGGCTCTCGCGTTGGCCGAAGTGATTCGCATAGCCGCCGTACATCGCGTGACCGACACGTATGGTCCGATTCCCTATTCGCAAATCGGGGCCGGCGATGCACTTACCTCACCCTACGATTCGCAGCAGAAGGTTTATGAACAGTTGTTCAAGGATCTCGACGGTGCTTTGGCCATACTGAGAAACCATTCGGCAGAGACCATCAAGGCGACCTCGGACAAAATCTATGCGGGCAATCTGTCGAAGTGGGTTCTGTTCGCCAATTCACTCAAACTGCGTATGGCAATGCGCATCAGCTATGCGGCTCCGGACAAGGCTGAACAGGCAGTACGCGAAGCACTTGCAGCGGAGAATGGCGGCGTTATCGAATCGAATGCCGACAACGCGCAGATTCCGACCCAAAATAATCCTTTCAAAGTCGTGATGTATGATTATAACGGTGGAGATTCGCGCGTTTCTGCCGACATTACCTCGTACATGAACGGATACAAGGACCCCCGCAGAGCGAAATATTTTACCCGTTCGACCTTCACTGGAGGTATCCAGAACGGTTATATCGGCCTGCGTTCGGGTATCAGTATCCCCACCGAATCGCTTCTTTATTCCAATATGGTGGTCGATTACACGACGCCGCTCATGTGGATGAATGCCGCCGAGGTGGCTTTTCTGAAAGCGGAAGCCGCCCTGCGAGGCTGGTACGGCTCGCAAACCGATGCCGAGCGCTGGTACAAAGAGGGGGTACGCCTCTCGTTCGAGCAGTGGGGGCTTTCAGGCGACTACGATGCCTATATCGCTGACGGGAGATCGCTGCCCGAGTCCTATGTGGACCCGCTGGGCAAGGAGAGCAATACATCGGAAGTGAGTGCCGTAACCATCAAATGGGATACGCGGGGTGATTTCGAGACGAACCTCGAACAAATTATTACCCAGAAATGGCTGGCGATCTTTCCGGAAGGTTTTGAAGCATGGTGCGAATTCCGTCGTACGGGCTATCCGCGTTTGATGCCTGCCACCAACAACCGTAGCGGCGGCATCATTCCCAAAGGCGGCTATGCGAACCGCATGCCCTATCCGGTGGAGGAGTATCAGGAAAACAACGAGCATATCAACGAAGCGGTTTCGCTGCTTGGGGGCCCGGACAACATGGCCACCCGTCTGTGGTGGGACTGCAAGGAGAAATAA
- a CDS encoding glycoside hydrolase family 18 — protein sequence MKRTISNIFYGAMLLLGTLAGVSCDEWTENEKIGISEPVFGEGNPEQYARYLSSLRAYKSSDHQRMIVWFDNSDKHPVSRGGFFADVPDSVDIVALTAEGRLTAEELEQVGALREKGTKVIGAFNCENVLARNDGTQKPEELLAFALAERMGQIEADGLDGITLCYEPTDPAFATEEELLAQQALDAVITQALTGWREKHPEGLILFEGNPQYLSDRSAVTACDYLVVRCLDAESVYDFGIRARRMCAAEGIPSDRFLWLVSAVPPTATDDTGYLADASGVSVRAVGALAEWLLLPEDIGKAGVGIMDVQYDYYNSAMIYYYTKEAIEVLNPSPKN from the coding sequence ATGAAAAGAACGATAAGCAACATATTCTACGGCGCGATGCTTCTGCTCGGAACTTTGGCGGGCGTCTCGTGCGACGAATGGACAGAGAACGAGAAGATCGGGATTTCGGAACCTGTTTTCGGCGAAGGAAATCCGGAACAGTATGCCCGTTATCTCTCATCGCTGCGTGCATATAAAAGCAGTGACCACCAACGGATGATCGTCTGGTTCGACAATTCGGACAAGCATCCCGTCAGCAGAGGCGGCTTTTTTGCCGACGTACCCGACAGTGTGGACATCGTGGCACTGACGGCCGAAGGACGCCTTACGGCAGAGGAACTCGAACAGGTCGGAGCACTCCGTGAAAAGGGCACGAAAGTGATCGGTGCCTTCAACTGCGAAAACGTGCTGGCGCGCAATGACGGCACACAGAAACCGGAGGAGCTGCTCGCCTTCGCCCTGGCCGAGCGCATGGGGCAGATCGAGGCAGACGGCCTCGATGGCATTACCCTCTGTTACGAACCTACCGACCCGGCCTTTGCCACCGAAGAGGAACTTCTGGCACAGCAGGCTCTTGACGCTGTAATAACCCAGGCACTCACCGGATGGCGCGAAAAACATCCCGAAGGACTCATTCTCTTCGAGGGAAATCCTCAGTATCTGAGCGACAGGTCTGCGGTAACGGCTTGCGACTACCTCGTGGTTCGTTGTCTCGATGCCGAATCGGTATATGATTTCGGCATCCGTGCACGCCGCATGTGTGCAGCCGAAGGAATTCCCTCCGACCGCTTCTTGTGGCTCGTCTCCGCCGTACCGCCAACGGCGACCGACGACACGGGATACCTGGCCGATGCTTCGGGCGTTTCAGTGCGTGCTGTCGGAGCTCTAGCCGAATGGCTCCTTCTGCCGGAAGATATCGGCAAGGCCGGAGTGGGTATCATGGACGTGCAGTATGACTACTACAACTCTGCAATGATCTACTATTATACGAAGGAAGCTATCGAAGTGCTCAATCCTTCTCCTAAAAATTAA
- a CDS encoding DUF1735 and LamG domain-containing protein, with protein sequence MKRFHTVLLLSVWALTAMTGCDKKPAPYGDFDNKVFIDQNTNVATLLVKQNTESDERSFHAATPKPVDKEIGLLFDADAGRVADYNRIAGEEAAILPENYYEIVGGQTSIPAGTNRSADVTVRFHNLGELDTEALHVLPVTLQKADGMAMLESARTIYYVLRGAALINVVADLQESNYIAFDKVLDGESASCGVLNGLNAITMEALIRCSDYVLEPGIKTVMGIEGHCLIRISDDGLEPNQLQVVMPSASATANFTDKATCLIPANEWTHIAVTCDVSTGRLVVYINGEVALDKSGNSFLSINFGQPRIDTQQQKHFFNIGYSYTAGRELHGEICEARIWNIVRTQEQIAANVYEVDPGSEGLVAYWKFDEGSGETIRDHTGNNNNGTAHEKLKWNPVSLPEAPSAGAIN encoded by the coding sequence ATGAAAAGATTCCATACAGTTCTCCTGTTGTCGGTCTGGGCATTGACGGCGATGACGGGATGCGATAAGAAACCGGCTCCATACGGAGACTTCGACAACAAGGTATTCATCGACCAAAACACGAACGTGGCGACGCTGCTCGTCAAACAGAACACCGAATCGGACGAGCGTTCGTTCCATGCAGCGACACCCAAACCCGTTGACAAAGAGATCGGCCTGCTCTTCGATGCCGATGCCGGCCGGGTGGCGGATTACAACCGCATAGCGGGTGAAGAGGCCGCGATATTGCCTGAGAACTATTACGAGATAGTGGGCGGCCAGACCTCCATTCCGGCCGGAACGAACCGTTCAGCCGATGTGACGGTGCGTTTCCACAATCTCGGCGAACTCGATACCGAAGCACTGCACGTGCTTCCCGTCACACTCCAAAAAGCCGACGGGATGGCGATGCTCGAAAGTGCCCGCACGATCTACTATGTGCTGCGCGGTGCGGCTCTCATCAATGTCGTGGCGGACCTCCAGGAGAGTAACTACATAGCCTTCGACAAAGTGCTCGATGGCGAGAGCGCATCGTGCGGAGTGCTCAACGGACTGAACGCCATAACGATGGAAGCACTTATACGGTGCAGCGACTACGTACTCGAACCCGGCATCAAAACGGTAATGGGTATCGAAGGACACTGCCTCATCCGCATCAGCGACGATGGGCTGGAGCCGAACCAGCTTCAGGTCGTCATGCCCAGCGCCTCTGCCACAGCCAACTTTACGGACAAGGCTACGTGTCTTATCCCGGCGAACGAGTGGACCCATATCGCCGTGACATGCGACGTATCTACAGGACGCCTGGTCGTCTACATCAACGGCGAAGTAGCCCTCGACAAGAGCGGCAACTCGTTTCTTTCCATCAATTTCGGACAGCCGAGAATCGATACGCAGCAGCAAAAGCATTTCTTCAACATCGGCTACTCGTACACGGCCGGACGCGAGCTTCACGGCGAAATCTGCGAGGCACGTATCTGGAATATCGTGCGTACGCAGGAACAGATCGCGGCGAACGTTTATGAAGTCGATCCCGGGAGCGAAGGTCTTGTAGCCTACTGGAAGTTCGACGAAGGATCGGGCGAAACCATCCGCGACCATACGGGTAACAACAATAACGGCACGGCGCACGAAAAGCTCAAGTGGAATCCTGTATCGCTGCCCGAAGCCCCGTCTGCCGGGGCGATCAACTAA